ATTCATAGTCTATAATAGGCAATACCATATCGGTGGCTAGAGCAACTTGTAATAATCAGATTAGTAAGTTGCAAATAAAACACAAGGAGTGGTTAATTGTTTAAATTAAAAAGACATATGATAAGAGGATATATGCTCTTAGGAATATGTTTAATGGGTCTTGGAACAGACTATTTAAATATTGAATCGAAAGATATTCAAATAAATAAACTTGTTGCAGGCCAATACCATGAAAGTTCTAAGATAGAAAATGCTGATATTGAAGAACATGAATATTCTGTGGAAGAGTATATTGAAACTTCATCTAACATAGTACATGAAACATCAATAGAACCTGAAGAGAGCGAAACTACATCAACAAAAGCTCAAGAAAATCAAAAGCCAGTAGGTACACCGATTAAAGCTGAATTAACTGCCTACTCTAATGATCCTAAATGTTCAGATCAATGGGGATCACAAACAGCAATGCAAACTAAAACAAGATTGGGTGTTATTGCAGCACCATCGAATATACCACTTGGAAGTAAAATATACATTCCAGAGTTAGAAAATTATAAAGCCGATGGTATGTTTGATGTTGAAGATAGAGGTGGAGCAATTAAAATAAAAAAAGATGGTACCTATGTAATAGACGTTTGGGTGTCAACTCATGAAGAAGCTATAGAATTTGGAAGAAAAAATACTACCATTTATTTAATAGAGTAATATTAATTTAGAAATATAAAATGTTCTAAAACATATAAATAATATATAAAAAGTAAAAGCCAATGCTTAATAATACTAAGCATTGGCTTAAAATTTCTAAATAATATATCCAAAATACCGGTACTCTAATTTTGACCCCTATCCGTCGATAGGTGGGTGTCCGCACAGATGTTTCAATCGCCTTCAATGCCGTGAAAGGACTCATATGAAAGTACATTTACACATCTAAATATTGAACTCCCGAAATATAAATGTAGGTTCAAAATAAGAGCTTAACGAATATTTCAGAATATATAACATACATAACGAAAACTATCTATAAAATAGTTGTTTTCTTATTGTGAGATTATAATAACATATTTAAAGTTCGTGTACAAGGGGTATATTTATGGTAAATAAAGCCAATTGTTTAATTGATAGTATGTATCTGCCTGAAAAAATATATTCATTAACTCATGAATTTGTTTCACCACCTTCACATTCTTCTATTGATGTTATGCAGTGGACCATAGATAATTCCCCTTCATATAATATTAGAAGCAACTGAATTAGGACTTGAAAGTGTTTAGGTTTGCTGGTTTGATCTTGTAAGAATTTATTATGCGATTAATTTTGTTTTAAACAAACAATTACAATCGTCAAATTATGATAAAGTAATAATTTACTAGTGGCACAATAAGGGAAATTTGCATAATATGTATTAAAATAGTTACTAATTAAATTTATATTAGGAAAAATGGAGGAACGATAAAATGGGTGATAACGCAGAATTAAATATAGGAAATACAAATGATAATGGCTCTGTATCAGTTTGTTGTACAGGGGATCCTACTTGTGCACGTGTTACTACTAAACCTGTCAATATAACTGAACAACTGGATGTACTCCCTACTATTCTTACACCTGGACCAGTATATGTTAAACTTCCAGTTATATTGGCAGAGACAAGTATAACAATTCCTGTTGAAGCTATAATCACATTGGACCGAGATGTTACTGAAATTAAACGAATAAAAAAGAATATATATTTAACTCAATCCCGTCTTTTACCAAATACTTCGAGTGATCCTGCTAGTAATACAAATGCAATATTATTTGTAGCAGGTTTTATTAGAAAGAATATTGAGTATGCAACTCAAACTTGTCCAATACGTAATGGTTTAGCAGTTGCAAGTCCAAATTATTGTGGAGAAATAAGACACTGTACAGTTGAAGATTCTTTTTCTTTCACAACTAGAGTTACGCTCCTTAACGCGCCACAGTTCGTAGAAAATACAACTCCTCTTGAATTTGAATATTTTACAGATAAACTTCGCGGTTGCGACATTTGCGCAGATCCAGTACTTGGCCGTAATCCTTGCGAACAGATTTTCGATTTTACTGAAACCTTTAATGAAAAACCTTATGTTGAATTAATAAGCGCAAGGGTTATTGAAGTTGATATTCACAAAAACCCTGACCGTGACTGCTGCACTCCTACAGAACAACTATTCGATAGATTCACAGAAAAAGCAGTAGTATATTTAACTCTAAAAGTATTACAAAAACAACAATTGGTAGTTAATGCAGTTGCTGCACCTGCTACAACAGTAGGTTAATTAAAAACAAAATATAAAGAGCGCTGACTCAATTATATGGTAATTACTATATTTCAGACCTAAAGCTTACTAAGTGAGGTTTTGGTCTGTTTTTAATAGAAGATAAATATTGGTGTATTCAATAGAATAAACTGTAATTATTACTAAAAACAGAAAAAAATTTTTTGAAATATATATTTAAATTTATTAAGTTCTTAAGTAGAGGAGATGTTATAGAAATAATGTGCTATTCAAGACAATATTATAATCAACTTAAGAGAAAACAGTATGAAGAATATCTTAAAAAGCAGTATGAGTATTATTTATATAAGAAAAAATATTATGAAGAACATCTAAAAAAGCAGAATAAGTATTATTTAGATAAGAAAAAGTATGATAAAGAACATTATAAAAGAAATAATGAAGTTTCTGCAAATAAAAGAAAAGATGATAAAAAATGTACTTCACAAAGTAAAATTTTTAATTCGTTTAAGACTGGTAATATAGAAGATAATAACAGGAATAACAATTTCAAAGAAAACAATAGTTATGAGTCTTCAGAAATTAATATTAAAAAAAATAAATTAAATGATAAAAAACATGATTCAGCTAAATATCATAACTTAGAAAATAAGAATTGTACTAGTATTAAAGATTTTTATAATGATGAATTCTTAGAAGAGTATGATACTGTTGCAAAAGAAGAGCTATCTAAAGAAAACAAGCATAAACCAGTGAAGAAAATAGATAGAAATTATGATCATAATAAATTGTATAATAATACTAATAAAAATCAAGTTAATAAGTGTACTGTTGAAAGTTGTAAAACGACAGTTTCTTCAGAAACATTGCCTCTTTGCGAAAACATTTCTCATACTTCTGAGCTCACTCCAGGTCCTGTTACAGTAAAAATGCCAGTGATATTAAAAGAATGTACTATAACATTAAATGTTCAGTCTTCGCTTAAACTAGAGGATACTGTATTAGAAATTAAACACATTAGAAAAAATGCATATTTAAATCAGTGCAGACTTATTCCAAATTCTGAAAATGACAAACCTAACACTGGAATATTATTTCTAGCTGGTTTTATTAGGAAAAACATAGAATATTCTACTAAAGAGCATAATGAAAGAGGTGTATTAAACGGGAAATTGAAGCATGCTACAGTTAATGTTCCTTTTAAATGCACCACTAGAATCACATTTGACACTCCCCCTAAATTTAAAACTACTAATCCTCAAGAAGAAGTAGAAATATTACAAACTAATATTAAAGTGTGCAATCCTTGTGAAGAGGAGATAAATGGACGAGATATTCGAGAGCAAAGTTTTAGATTAATTGAATTCTTTAATGAAAAAGTATTCTGTGAATTAATTAGTGCTGAATTTGTTGAATTTGATATTCTTGAAAATCAAACAAATAAAGAGTGTAAATCACCTCTTGAACAAACATTTCACAATATTACCGAAAAGGTAGTACTATTTCTAACAATAAAATTATTGCAGAATCAGAATGTAAGAATTCCCTAATAAAGCCTAGATAGAATGAAGTAATTCTTAAAAAAGAGCAGGAAGAATTGCTCACAGAATTTGATGATAAAATATTTAATGCGTTAGTAGATAGAATTGATATCCTTGAACTAACGTATTTTGCTTTTGTTTTAAAGAATAAAATAAGAAGCGGATTCTAAAATAGCAACTATAAAATTTGAGTTAATTTTATAGTTGCTATTTTAAATAATATTTTAAAATGAGGCACTGAAAAACAACAGTTTTTCAGTGCCCTAGTTTTCATCTTGGATATCTATATAGCTAGTTTGTTTAGTTCATCTTCATATAAAGTTTCTTTTTCTAACAATTCTAAAGCTATTTTATCAAGAGAATCTCTATTTTCTTTTAAAAGTTCTAGAGTTTCCTCATATAGTTTATTAACAAGATCTTTACATTCTTCAATAACAGGATTTCCATAACTACTATATAGGGAACCAACACTTGAAAGTTTTATAAGTCCCAAGGTTTCTCCCATACCATATTCGGTAACCATTTTTAATGCAATATCAGTACTTTGAGAGATATCTCCATATGCTCCAGTAGAAATTTTATCTTTTCCAAAAATAATTTCTTCTGCAGCTCTACCACCAAGTGAAACTTTGATTTTATTCTTCAAATAATCAATTCTGTGATAACTAGTATCTTCAGGAATAGTTAAAGTATAACCTCCAGCACCTTTCGTAGTTGGTATAATTGTTATCTTAGAAACTTTGTCCTGTGGTAGTAGTAACATACCAACTAATCCATGTCCTGACTCATGATATGCAGTAAGAAGCTTGTCTTCTTCTTTAAGATAACTTCTTTCTTTTTTCTCATATCCAGCTAAAGTTATTGAGTAAGCACTTTCTATATGAGCTGAAGTAATAGAATTACTATTATCTTTAGCAGCTAAAATAGCACTTTCATTTATTAAGCTTTCTAATTTCGCGCCAGAGAAGTATACAGTTTTTTTTGCAATATCTTTTATATTAAGATTTTGATGAGGTTTATTATTTAAATGAAGAGATAGAATTCTTTCTCGAGCATTAACATCAGGAAGTGATACTTCTATATGTCTATCAAATCTACCTGGTCTAAGAAGAGCATCATCTAGCATATCCAACCTATTTGTAGCGGCAATTACTACTATACCTTCTTCTTCTCCAAAACCAGACATTTCTGTTAAAAGAGCATTCAATGTTTGATCTTTTTCATCATTGCTAGAGCCATTTTTATTATTACCTCTTGCCTTACCGATAGCATCAATCTCATCGATGAATATTACAGCTTTTCCATGAGATTTTGCTTTTTTAAACAAATTTCTTACTCTCGTTGCACCAACGCCAACATATACTTGCACGAAGTCTGAACCGCTAAGAGCATAAAATGGAACACCAGCTTCACCAGCTACAGCTTTTGCAAGTAAAGTTTTACCTGTACCAGGAGCACCATAAAGAATAACCCCTTTAGGCATTCTTGCACCATATTTTTGATATTTTTCAGGATTTTTAAGAAAATCTACAATATCCATTAAACTTTCTTTAGCTTCTTCATTACCAGCTACAGCCTGAAAATCTAAAGCAGCTTTTTTATTTTTGCTAAAATCTTGCATGTCCATATATGTTACTGAAGAACTACCACCTCTAGATTTAGATACAAGCATAGCAGTTAGTGTTAAAAGTGATAAAGCAAAAATAACAGTAGGAATAGTTTTTGTAAGTGGGGGGGTGGTTTGATCTTTAACCTCGATTCCACTTAATAATAAATTTTCTTTTAAAGTATCTGTTTGCGGATTATCTGTAGAATAGGTATCACCATTATTTAATAAAACAGTCATTTTAGAAGAGTTGTCCATTATTACTGTAGATATATTATTAGAATTTAAATCCTCTGTAAATAGAGAATAACTTTTATTTATTACTTTTGTATTAAAAGATGTCATTACAATAACTATAAGTGATAGTATTGCAGTAATTACAGGGATAATAATATAATATTTTTTTATTCTATTCATTAAATACCTCCCAATTTTTAAAAGATAAGACACATAAAAGAATAATAGACCCAATATACAAAAATACTAGTCAGTTATTTTTTTGAATGTGACTAACTTAATATTGATTATACAGACTTAAAATCAGAAGTCTAAT
The DNA window shown above is from Clostridium beijerinckii and carries:
- a CDS encoding cell division protein FtsH, encoding MNRIKKYYIIIPVITAILSLIVIVMTSFNTKVINKSYSLFTEDLNSNNISTVIMDNSSKMTVLLNNGDTYSTDNPQTDTLKENLLLSGIEVKDQTTPPLTKTIPTVIFALSLLTLTAMLVSKSRGGSSSVTYMDMQDFSKNKKAALDFQAVAGNEEAKESLMDIVDFLKNPEKYQKYGARMPKGVILYGAPGTGKTLLAKAVAGEAGVPFYALSGSDFVQVYVGVGATRVRNLFKKAKSHGKAVIFIDEIDAIGKARGNNKNGSSNDEKDQTLNALLTEMSGFGEEEGIVVIAATNRLDMLDDALLRPGRFDRHIEVSLPDVNARERILSLHLNNKPHQNLNIKDIAKKTVYFSGAKLESLINESAILAAKDNSNSITSAHIESAYSITLAGYEKKERSYLKEEDKLLTAYHESGHGLVGMLLLPQDKVSKITIIPTTKGAGGYTLTIPEDTSYHRIDYLKNKIKVSLGGRAAEEIIFGKDKISTGAYGDISQSTDIALKMVTEYGMGETLGLIKLSSVGSLYSSYGNPVIEECKDLVNKLYEETLELLKENRDSLDKIALELLEKETLYEDELNKLAI
- a CDS encoding recombinase — translated: MLTEFDDKIFNALVDRIDILELTYFAFVLKNKIRSGF